ACCGAATCAAGCGTAGCTTTCGGTCTCGTTGCTGGCTTCCACCAGTTCCAGCGCGACGTTGTTGTGCGCATTGATCTTGCGATACAGCGCAGCGTCGGTTTCCAGAACCTTTTCCCGAGCCGGGAAGATTTCCGCCAGTTTGGCAGCCCATTCACCGGACGCTTTGTTCGGGAAGCATTTCTCGATCAGCTCAAGCATGATCGAAACAGTCACCGAAGCGCCTGGCGAGGCGCCGAGCAGGGCGGCAAGGGAGCCGTCCTTGGCCGCGACCAGTTCGGTACCGAACTGCAGAACGCCGCCTTTCTTCGGGTCTTTCTTGATGATCTGCACCCGTTGGCCGGCCACTTCCAGGCGCCAGTCTTCGGCTTTCGCCTGTGGATAAAAGCGACGCAGGGATTCCAGGCGCTGCTCCATCGACTGCATCACTTCGCTGACCAGGTACTTGGTCAGGTCCATGTTGTTTTTGGCCACGGCCAGCATCGGGCCGATGTTGCCGGCGCGAACCGACATCGGCAGGTCCATGAACGAACCGTGCTTGAGGAACTTGGTGGTGAAGCCGGCGTAAGGTCCGAACAGCAGGGACTTCTTGCCATCGACCACGCGGGTGTCCAGGTGCGGCACGGACATCGGTGGCGAACCCACGGCAGCCTGGCTGTAAACCTTTGCCTGGTGGTGCTTGACCACTTCCGGGTTGTCGCAACGCAACCACTGGCCGCTGATCGGGAAACCGCCAAAGCCTTTGCTTTCTTCGATGCCCGAGGCTTGCAGCAGCGGCAGGGCCGCGCCGCCCGCGCCGAGGAAGACGAACTTGGCGTCGACTTCACGGGTGTTGCCGCTGTTGACGTCCTTGATGCTGACGGTCCAGCCGCCATTGTTACGCTTCAGGCCGGTGACGCGCTTGCAGTACTTGACCTGGGCATCGGGTGCGCTGGTCAGGTGCTGGAGCAATTGGTTGGTCAGGGCGCCGAAGTTGACGTCGGTGCCGTTCATCACGCGGGTGGCGGCGAGGACTTCGTCGGCCGCGCGCCCCGGCATCATCAGCGGCATCCACTCGGCCATTTTGGCCTTGTCTTCGGTGTATTCCATGTCGGCGAAGGCGTGGTGCTTGCTCAGCGTCTTGAAACGTTCCTTGAGGAAGGAGACGCCGTCCTCGCCCTGCACGAAACTCAGGTGCGGCACCGGGCTGATGAACGATTTGCACGAACCGAAGGTGCCTTTCTTGGTCAGGTACGACCAGAACTGCTTCGACACCTCGAACTGGGTGTTGATGTGCACGGCTTTCTTGATGTCGACGGTGCCGTCAGCGGCCTGTGGCGTGTAGTTGAGCTCACACAGCCCGGCGTGACCGGTACCGGCGTTGTTCCACGGATTGGAACTCTCCGCGGCACCGGAATCCATCAGCTCGACGACTTCCAGCGTGATCGCGGGGTCGAGCTCTTTAAGCAGTACCGCCAGGGTGGCACTCATGATGCCGGCCCCAACCAGTACTACGTCGACTGCTTCGTTATGCGCCATTTAACGCGTCTCCAAAATCTGCAGCACCAAATTGTCGGCATAGCTGCCAGGCGTTCCGGGGCGTGTCAGTGATGCCCCAGGTACCCATGGCCAGGATCGCCATGTCCGAATCTTCGCAATTTTTTGCAACTTCGACGGATGCATGCGGCCTGGCTTCAAGAGTCACATGAACTCATTTCGGCACGCGGCTGGCAATTCGACTTATGGTCGAGACATCCGTTTGTGCAACCAAATCCGTAGCGGACAGGCTTCAGGCTCCGGTGTTCGAGGAATACTCGGTCCTGTGTCGTTGGGCTGTTGTAGACGCTAATGGTGCATGTTCAGACGCAAAACTATTCATTTGCTCGCCACACTCTTGTGAAGTTGTGAAAACCCGTTTTTTTCACGCTCTTTTGAAGACGTGAACCTCAAAAAAGGGCTGTCCCAGCCTGGCACCGTGCCCGGATGGATTGCCGCCATGAGGTACATGACAGGCAAAACGGGCAAACAGCTCAGTAACCGAGCGTAATGACAGCTCTGCAGATTCGCGAGAAGTGGTGTTTTGCTTAGGGAACAGCAAGCGCGCCAGCTTCACTCGATCTGTGTGGGCGGCTCTCTGTGGGCGGTGCGGGGGTGTCAATACCGAGGTATTAACGATGCTGCGAGGCCCGATCAGGAGACGTCCTTATAATCGGGGGGAGATTGTATCTAAGAAACGCAGGGAAATGGTCGTGTTTAATGACTTTTATTAGGCGTCCGCTCAGGTGGTCAACAGTTGTTGCGCACGCGCACGTGGCTGGCGCTGGCTGACACGGGCGCTGGCGGGCAGGGGATGGTGCAGCCAGTTGAGGCGGATTTCTTCGATTTCGACCCAGCCATCGCCCATGGGCTGGAGGCTGCACTGTTTGAACGCCTGGCAGCGGCCATCGCGGTCGAGCAGGGCAAAACAGCGATGCAGTGGGCGTGGCGCGAACATTGAGATGAGAAAACGCATGGCAAAGTACCTTGTGGGGTGACTGCTGTGAAGGTTGCCAGTGAGCGATGACGTGCATGTGTATGGGCGGTGACAGATGTGTGACAGGAACCGTGCTGTGCCGGGTTTGTCAGAGATTTCAGTAATCGTTGTGCGAAGCTAGTTCGCCGCAGTGGCGCACCGCTATACTGCGGGCCTGTTTGTGCCTGATTCTGGAGAGAAGAGCATGTTGCAACGCCTGTTGTTCGGTTTGATCACTGTGACCAGTTTGACCCTCGTCGGCTGCGCCCACAGCCCGCAACAACTGAACCCGGAACCCAAGTTGACGGCTCAGCTGGCGCCGGTCGGTCGTGGTCAGCCGGTGGTGGTGCGTGTGGTGGATGGTCGTCCATCGCCAACCCTGGGGACTCGTGGTGGCCTGTACCCGGAGACCAGTGCGATCACCGTGCAGGGCGCGCAAATTCTGCCGAAGTTGCAGGCTCAGGCTGAAGCGGCCGTGCGCTTGCTGGGCTTTACCCCGACGGCCAATGCGCTGAATGCACCGCAATTGACGGTGACCCTGGCCGAGCTGAAGTATCAGTCGCCCAAGGAAGGCCTGTATGTGACTGAGGCAACGATTGGCGCGACGTTCCGTTCGGATGTGCAGAATGCCAACCGTCGTTACAGCGGTCGCTACGGTGCGTCGCTGGATCAGCGTTTTGGCATGGCGCCGAATCAGGAAACCAATACCAAGCTGGTCAGTGATGTGTTGAGTGATGCGTTGACCCGCTTGTTCAAGGACCCGACGATTGGTCAGGTGCTGGCCGAGTAACGGTTTGCGGCTTGTTTAAAAGAACCCGGTGTCAGTGATGGCGCCGGGTTTTTTTGTGCCTGCATATTCATTGTGGGAGCGAGGCTTGCCCGCGATGGCTGAGTGTCAGTCAATATCAATGTTGAATGTTAATCCGTCATCGCGGGCAAGCCCGGCTCCCACAGGGATCAGCTGTGTGGCGCAGGTTTTGGCACGCCCACGTTATCCAGCATCCGATTCACCGCCAGTTCCGCCAGCATGACGATCTGTTGAATCGCCATCGCTGTGTGCCGGTGCGGCCCTTCCAGATACCCCGCAAAATCACTCGCCATCACGCTGGCCTGAGCCAACGATTCACAGGTGTGGGCCAACAGGTCTTCGTCTTTGATATCCGGCGCAACCATGTACATCGTGCTCGGCTTGCGGGCCACGGGTGATTTGAGGGCGGCTGGGTTGAGGTAGTGATCGAGCGCGCGGTTAGCGGCGTCGTGGAGTTTTTTTGAATCGAGGGATTCGTAGGGGGAAACGTTCTCGGTTTCAGGGGGATTCGGTGTTTCTTTGAACATGGTGACGCTCCGAATGAAAGGTTTAGCTGCCACGATCGCTGCGACGCGATTGAAGGAGGCAGCTGTACGCGGGGTCGCAGACCGAGCCATTCGGAAACCCGGCATACCCGAAGGTATCCCGCGCACAGCCACCATTAAACCAAACGACGAGCACCGAAGCGCTCCGGTTTGGGCCGGCGATTATGCACCAAATGAGCTGAACTGAACGGACTGCGACGCCCGGTCGCTGATGTGCAGCGACCCCCAAAGCCTATCCACCCCATTTCCGAGCGACAACCTTCAAAACCTGTCGGAATCTTCCCTTTCAATCACTGCGTTTGTAGGACGCTCAAGCCGCCTCCGAATAAAAGTCCAGAACACTCACCCCCGTCAGCAAATCC
This genomic stretch from Pseudomonas wuhanensis harbors:
- the mqo gene encoding malate dehydrogenase (quinone) → MAHNEAVDVVLVGAGIMSATLAVLLKELDPAITLEVVELMDSGAAESSNPWNNAGTGHAGLCELNYTPQAADGTVDIKKAVHINTQFEVSKQFWSYLTKKGTFGSCKSFISPVPHLSFVQGEDGVSFLKERFKTLSKHHAFADMEYTEDKAKMAEWMPLMMPGRAADEVLAATRVMNGTDVNFGALTNQLLQHLTSAPDAQVKYCKRVTGLKRNNGGWTVSIKDVNSGNTREVDAKFVFLGAGGAALPLLQASGIEESKGFGGFPISGQWLRCDNPEVVKHHQAKVYSQAAVGSPPMSVPHLDTRVVDGKKSLLFGPYAGFTTKFLKHGSFMDLPMSVRAGNIGPMLAVAKNNMDLTKYLVSEVMQSMEQRLESLRRFYPQAKAEDWRLEVAGQRVQIIKKDPKKGGVLQFGTELVAAKDGSLAALLGASPGASVTVSIMLELIEKCFPNKASGEWAAKLAEIFPAREKVLETDAALYRKINAHNNVALELVEASNETESYA
- a CDS encoding YajG family lipoprotein translates to MLQRLLFGLITVTSLTLVGCAHSPQQLNPEPKLTAQLAPVGRGQPVVVRVVDGRPSPTLGTRGGLYPETSAITVQGAQILPKLQAQAEAAVRLLGFTPTANALNAPQLTVTLAELKYQSPKEGLYVTEATIGATFRSDVQNANRRYSGRYGASLDQRFGMAPNQETNTKLVSDVLSDALTRLFKDPTIGQVLAE
- a CDS encoding DUF6124 family protein yields the protein MFKETPNPPETENVSPYESLDSKKLHDAANRALDHYLNPAALKSPVARKPSTMYMVAPDIKDEDLLAHTCESLAQASVMASDFAGYLEGPHRHTAMAIQQIVMLAELAVNRMLDNVGVPKPAPHS